One Bombina bombina isolate aBomBom1 chromosome 5, aBomBom1.pri, whole genome shotgun sequence DNA segment encodes these proteins:
- the LOC128659916 gene encoding gastrula zinc finger protein XlCGF7.1-like — protein MNSYVLDKHVNISYLSFTTVLDTNDYSQTLEISQQKFKGDGELAGTGQKSLCTESNLVIKQEDNIYALSSEIIFPEDKPHTFTEFSKHIKERKSLQSCQMIHTKEKKIKCTECERSFRWKSRLLEHYRFHTCEKPYTCTKCGKCFTQMNHLKTHRRNHTGEKHFTCTECKKSFTHKSDLKRHERIHTGEKPFTCTECGTSFTEKGTLKTHERIHTGEKPFTCTECGTSFTKKSTLKTHERIHTGEKPFTCTECGKLFTQNNHLKTHERIHTGEKPFPCTECGKSFTQMNCLKTHERIHKGRDLSHV, from the exons atgaactcatatgtgttag acaaacacgtcaatatttcatatctatccttcactacagtcttagacaccaatgactattcacaaacttTGGAGATATCACAGCAGAAATTTAAaggagatggtgaattggcaggaactgggcagaaatcattatgtacagagagtaatttagtaatcaaacaagaggacaacatttatgccttatctagtgaaattattttccctgaggataaaccacacacatttacagagttttcaaaacatattaaagaaaggaaaagtctacagtcttgccaaatgattcatacaaaggagaaaaaaattaaatgtacagAGTGTGAGagaagctttagatggaagtctcgtCTACTAGAACACTACAGATTTCACACATGTGAGAAACCATACACATGTACTAAGTGCGGCAAATGCTTTACACAAAtgaatcatctgaaaactcatagaaggaatcacacaggagaaaagcatttcacgtgtacagagtgtaaaaaaagttttacacataagagtgatctgaaaaggcatgaaaggattcacacaggggaaaagcctttcacatgtacagagtgtggaacaagttttacagaaaagggtactctgaaaactcatgaaaggattcacacaggagaaaagcctttcacatgtacagagtgtggaacaagttttacaaaaaagagtactctgaaaactcatgaaaggattcacacaggagaaaagcctttcacatgtacagagtgtggaaaactttttacacaaaataatcatctgaaaactcatgaaaggattcacacaggggagaagcctttcccatgtacagagtgtggaaaaagttttacacaaatgaattgtctgaaaactcatgaaaggattcacaagggaagagacctttcacatgtttag